GTATTATAAGTGATACTCTTCTCCATGACCACTTCTAAAGATTATAGGAGAATCCCTGTACTAATAGAAGGAAAGCTGTTGTCAGCTTTCCTCTTATATCATGATGACCTGAAAGTATTCTCCATTTGCCTATCACATGCTTGAACCACCTTTTCCCTTAATAATGCTTCTTAAAGTGATTCACCATTACTCTCAATTACTTTTTTATACCAATCAAAGCTTTTCTTTTTATGCCGTTGTAGTGTACCGTTTCCTTCGTTGTCTTTATCAACGTAAATGTAGCCATAGCGTTTTTTCATTTCTCCAGTTGAAGCACTCACAATATCAATTGGACCCCAGCTTGTATAACCAAGAATCTCAACGCCATCTTCAATCGCTTCACTCATTTCAGCAACGTGCTTTTTTAAGTATTCAATACGGTAGTCATCATGAACTTCACCGCCTGCTGTTAATTCATCAACAGCCCCTAAACCATTTTCCACAACAAATAATGGCTTTTGATAGCGATCATATAATTGATTCGCTGTAATTCGGAATCCTCTAGGATCAATCGTCCAGCCCCATTCTGATTTTTCAAGGTATGGATTTTCAATAGATCCGAACACATTTCCTGACGTCATATTATTTACTTCTGGATCTGTACTAGTTGCACGGCTCGCATAATAACTAAAGCCAATATAGTCAACGGTATGATTTTTTAGAAGCTCTTCATCTCCAGGTTCCATTTCAATCTTTATGTTATGATCTTTGAAAAATCTCTTAGCATACCCTGGATATGCTCCACGTGATTGAACATCGATGAAAAAGAACGATTCACGGTCTTTCTCCATCGCATCCCAAACATCCTCCGGGTTACATGTGTATGAATAAGTCATTCCTGCAGCGAGCATACATCCGATCATTGCCCCTGGGCTGATTTCGTGACAAGCTTTTACAGCAAGTGCACTAGCAACTAATTGATGATGTGCAGCTTGGTAT
This genomic stretch from Metabacillus sp. B2-18 harbors:
- the ascB gene encoding 6-phospho-beta-glucosidase, yielding MAFPKGFLWGGAIAANQTEGAYLEGGKGLTTVDLLPTGEKRWDIMFGNLPSFQPLEGEFYPSHTAIDFYHRYKEDIALFAEMGFKALRVSISWARIFPNGDDAQPNEAGLKFYDDLFDELLKYNIEPVVTIAHFDVPVNLVENYGSWKNRKLVSLFETYATTLFKRFKDKVKYWMTFNEINMLLHLPFVGAGLVFKEGDNKEQIKYQAAHHQLVASALAVKACHEISPGAMIGCMLAAGMTYSYTCNPEDVWDAMEKDRESFFFIDVQSRGAYPGYAKRFFKDHNIKIEMEPGDEELLKNHTVDYIGFSYYASRATSTDPEVNNMTSGNVFGSIENPYLEKSEWGWTIDPRGFRITANQLYDRYQKPLFVVENGLGAVDELTAGGEVHDDYRIEYLKKHVAEMSEAIEDGVEILGYTSWGPIDIVSASTGEMKKRYGYIYVDKDNEGNGTLQRHKKKSFDWYKKVIESNGESL